From the Alistipes sp. ZOR0009 genome, the window ATTCCGGTGCGTCCAACAACGGCAGGAACTCCTACAAATATGTTGTTTTGGCCGTACTCGCCACCTAGGAATGATGAAACGGAAAGGATAGATCGCTCGTCGTTCAGGATTGCCTTGATTATACGGGTAAGCGCCATGCCAATGCCGTAGTAGGTGGCTCCCTTACGTTCAATGATATGGTATGCGGCGTCTCGTACTTTTACAAATATCTGCTCAAGATCCTCCTTGCGGTATTTACCATGGCTTTGCTCTATGATGTCGTCCACCTTACGAACGCCAATAAATGCGTGGCTCCAGGCAGCGAACTCGGTATCGCCGTGTTCGCCCATTATGTAGGCGTGCACATTTCGGGGGTCTACGTCGAAGTATCCTGATAGCTCGTGGCGAAGGCGGGCCGTGTCGAGCGTTGTTCCAGAACCAATAACACGGTTCTTTGGCAAACCCGAAACCTTCCAGGCAACGTGGGTAAGTATGTCAACAGGGTTGGTGGCAATAACCAAAATACCATTAAAGTAGTTGGCCATAATCTGCTTTACAATACCCTTCATTATTTGGGCGTTGCGCTCAAGCAGCTCCAACCTCGTTTCTCCTGGCTTTTGGTTTGCTCCAGCAGTAATCACAACAACATCGCAGCTGCGGCAATCGGAGTAGTCTCCAGCTCTTACTTTGGTACGCGAAGGGGCAAAGGGAATTCCGTGTGCAATATCCATAGCCTCACCTTCAGCCTTATCCTTATTAACGTCAATAAGAATAATTTCACCTGTAATGCCTTGGTTTACCATTGCGTATGCAAAGGACGTTCCAACAAACCCTGTTCCGATTAGG encodes:
- a CDS encoding L-lactate dehydrogenase is translated as MVNNVNRVALIGTGFVGTSFAYAMVNQGITGEIILIDVNKDKAEGEAMDIAHGIPFAPSRTKVRAGDYSDCRSCDVVVITAGANQKPGETRLELLERNAQIMKGIVKQIMANYFNGILVIATNPVDILTHVAWKVSGLPKNRVIGSGTTLDTARLRHELSGYFDVDPRNVHAYIMGEHGDTEFAAWSHAFIGVRKVDDIIEQSHGKYRKEDLEQIFVKVRDAAYHIIERKGATYYGIGMALTRIIKAILNDERSILSVSSFLGGEYGQNNIFVGVPAVVGRTGITEVIELQLNEEEQKKLTHSVEVLKASTKPILEKL